Part of the Labilibaculum antarcticum genome, CAGCCAAAAAATCAATAGATAAGTTGTTGATGACATTAGCATACCTGTAATAGAATCGAAATTAATTTCATGCAATTTAAAGATATAATTGGACTTGAATCTGTTAAGAGTCAGTTCATACAAACAGTTACCGAAAATAGAATTAGTCACGCTCAATTACTGGTTGGACCGGCTGGAGTTGGGAAACTTCCTTTGGCGATTGCATTTGCACAATATGTGTCCTGTTTGGATCGAAAAGAGAATGATTCATGTGGAGTTTGTTCGTCTTGCAAAAAATATCAGAAATTAATTCATCCCGATTTACATTTTGTTTTTCCAGTCGTAACGGGGAAAGGTTTTACAAATCCGGTGAGTGATAATTTTATTGCCAGTTGGAGATCTCAAATTGAAAGTGATCAATATTTTGATTTGGGTGAATGGTACAAAACTCTGGGGGTGGATAATGCTCAAGGCTTAATTTATTCCTCGGAGAGTAATGAGATTATACGCAAGTTAAACTTGAAGACTTACGAGTCTGATTACAAGATAATGGTGGTTTGGTTGCCAGAGAAAATGCATCGCTCTTGTGCCAATAAACTTCTGAAAATGATTGAGGAACCGCCTAATAAAACTCTGTTTTTAATGGTTTCGGAGGAGCCGGAAAAAATTATTCAGACAATTCTTTCCAGAACGCAAATTGTAAATGTTTCTAAAATTGACGATGCTGATTTGTCAAAGGCACTTACCTCAGAATTTGATTTGTCGGGAACAGAATTGACTAATGTGGTGCGTTTGGCCGGGGGAAGCTATCGTAAAGCCAGAATATTAATTAAGAACTCAGATGAGAATGCTTTCAATTTTGAGAACTTTGTTACCATTATGAGATTAAGCTATGCACGTAAGGTGATGGAAATAATGGAATGGTCGGAGTTGGTTGCAGGAATTGGTCGTGAGCGTCAAAAGAGTTTTTTGAACTACTGTGTTCGTATGGTAAGAGAAAATTTTATTTTAAATTTAAAACAACCTGAAATGGTCTTTTTGAATGGTGAAGAAATGAATTTTTCCCAACGATTTTCCCCTTTTATTAATGAGGAAAATGTTTGGATTCTTGCTGATGAGCTCTCAAAAGCGCATTCAGATATTGAAAGAAATGCCAATTCGAAAATTGTTTTTCTCGATTTGAGTTTGAAGCTAGTTAAATTATTAAGACCATAAGGGGCTATTAATTCGGCGAATTATTACCTTTAAAGGTTTATAAATTAAATTCATTATTTTTGCGGTCGGTTATCGACTAATAATCAATATACATATGATAGAAGATAAGGAACCAAAAGGGAAGTGCGGGAGTTGTGGATCCAATAAAAAGGATGATAGACTTCTGGATGGAAAACTAGATGTTTATGATTGGTTGGGTGATGTTCCTGAGAGTGTATTATGTCCAGATATTGTTGAGGTAAAATTTAAAAATACCCGAAAGGGATTCTTCTCAAATTCAAATCAATTAAGATTAAAAAGAGGTGATATTATTGCTTTGGAAGCATCGCCCGGACATGATATAGGAATTGTTACATTAACAGGAGATTTAGTTTTTGAGCAAATGCGCAAGCAGAAGCTGAATCCAAAAACATACGAGGCTAAAAAAATATATCGAAAGGCAAAGCCGGTAGATATTGAAAAATGGCATGAAGCCATTGCTTTGGAACACAAAACAATGATTAAGGCTCGTCAGTTATCTGCAGAACTAAAACTCAATATGAAGATTGGTGATGTTGAATATCAAGGCGATAAAACCAAAGCCATTTTTTACTATATAGCTGATGATCGGGTTGATTTTCGTCAATTGATTAAAGTGCTTGCCGAACAGTTTAAAATCCGAATTGAAATGCGCCAGATTGGAGCAAGGCAAGAGGCTGGTCGAATTGGCGGTATTGGACCTTGTGGAAGAGAGCTTTGTTGCTCTACCTGGATTACCAATTTTGTGTCAGTAACTACAAATGCAGCACGTTATCAGGAAATTTCACTGAACCCCCAAAAATTGGCGGGTCAGTGTGGAAAGTTGAAGTGTTGTCTGAATTTCGAATTGGATTGTTACATTGATGCTCAAAAAGATTTTCCACACACAAATATTCAGTTGGAAACAATAGATGGTACTGCTTATCATCAGAAGACCGATATTTTCAAGAGGTTAATGTGGTATTCGTACGATAAATACAATACGATAAATATGGTTCAACTTTCGGTTGATACCGTTAAGAATATTATCAGTCAAAATAAAAAAGGAATTAAGGTTGATAAATTGGTAACGGAATTTGTTGAAGAGCCTAAGGACACATTGGAATACGAAAATGTAGTGGGTCAGGATAGTTTGAATCGATTCGATTCGGTCGAAAAGCCAGCTGCGAAAAAGTCGAAGAGAAAATTTCGTCGCAAACCAAGAAAAAACAATAACCCTTCTTGATCATGAAACTAGGAAGAATTATTTGTGCTTTGCTAATAGCGATTTCTGCATTTTCCTGTGATTCAAACAGG contains:
- a CDS encoding DNA polymerase III subunit; this encodes MQFKDIIGLESVKSQFIQTVTENRISHAQLLVGPAGVGKLPLAIAFAQYVSCLDRKENDSCGVCSSCKKYQKLIHPDLHFVFPVVTGKGFTNPVSDNFIASWRSQIESDQYFDLGEWYKTLGVDNAQGLIYSSESNEIIRKLNLKTYESDYKIMVVWLPEKMHRSCANKLLKMIEEPPNKTLFLMVSEEPEKIIQTILSRTQIVNVSKIDDADLSKALTSEFDLSGTELTNVVRLAGGSYRKARILIKNSDENAFNFENFVTIMRLSYARKVMEIMEWSELVAGIGRERQKSFLNYCVRMVRENFILNLKQPEMVFLNGEEMNFSQRFSPFINEENVWILADELSKAHSDIERNANSKIVFLDLSLKLVKLLRP
- a CDS encoding PSP1 domain-containing protein is translated as MIEDKEPKGKCGSCGSNKKDDRLLDGKLDVYDWLGDVPESVLCPDIVEVKFKNTRKGFFSNSNQLRLKRGDIIALEASPGHDIGIVTLTGDLVFEQMRKQKLNPKTYEAKKIYRKAKPVDIEKWHEAIALEHKTMIKARQLSAELKLNMKIGDVEYQGDKTKAIFYYIADDRVDFRQLIKVLAEQFKIRIEMRQIGARQEAGRIGGIGPCGRELCCSTWITNFVSVTTNAARYQEISLNPQKLAGQCGKLKCCLNFELDCYIDAQKDFPHTNIQLETIDGTAYHQKTDIFKRLMWYSYDKYNTINMVQLSVDTVKNIISQNKKGIKVDKLVTEFVEEPKDTLEYENVVGQDSLNRFDSVEKPAAKKSKRKFRRKPRKNNNPS